One region of Tachysurus fulvidraco isolate hzauxx_2018 chromosome 9, HZAU_PFXX_2.0, whole genome shotgun sequence genomic DNA includes:
- the LOC125145404 gene encoding laminin subunit alpha-2-like, which translates to MKSPLVFALFPLLFILSSAQHRGLFPAVLNLASMAKISANATCGENRPEMFCKLVEHVPGQPVRNPQCRVCNLRSEKIYERHPIAFAIDGTQSWWQSPSIKNGMDYHYVTITLDLQQVFQIAYIILKAANSPRPGNWVLERSLDGENFMPWQYYAITDTECITRFNIVPRTGPPAYRHDDEVICTSFYSKIHPLENGEVRQFEHFVSVHLADKSKTLVFNTDTRDVIQTPKQTHQHSASNTNLHKHQCSPSNTNIHYQTSSNTIKHHQTPSNTTYTIKHHQTPSN; encoded by the exons gtctGTTTCCTGCTGTGTTGAATCTGGCCTCCATGGCTAAGATCAGTGCGAATGCTACGTGTGGAGAGAACAGACCTGAGATGTTCTGTAAGCTGGTGGAACACGTCCCAGGACAACCGGTCCGAAACCCACAGTGCCGAGTGTGTAACCTGAGGAGTGAGAAAATCtacg agCGACACCCGATCGCGTTCGCCATCGACGGCACCCAAAGCTGGTGGCAGAGTCCCAGCATAAAGAACGGCATGGACTATCATTATGTCACAATCACACTGGACTTACAGCAG GTGTTCCAGATAGCATACATCATCCTGAAGGCTGCAAACTCTCCACGGCCCGGGAACTGGGTCCTGGAACGATCTCTGGATGGAGAAAACTTCATGCCGTGGCAGTATTATGCCATCACAGATACTGAATGCATCACACGCTTCAACATCGTCCCCAGAACCGGACCACCAGCATACAGACATGATGATGAGGTCATCTGTACCTCATTTTACTCTAAAATCCACCCGCTGGAGAACGGAGAGGTGAGGCAGTTTGAACACTTCGTGAGTGTTCATTTGGCTGACAAATCCAAGACTCTGGTCTTCAACACAGATACAAGGGATGTGATacaaacaccaaaacaaacacaccaacattctgCATCAAACACAAACCTTCACAAACACCAATGTTCTCCATCCAACACTAATATTCACTATCAAACAtcatcaaacaccatcaaacatcatcaaacaccatcaaacacaaCATATACCATCAAACAtcatcaaacaccatcaaac